A genomic window from Salvia hispanica cultivar TCC Black 2014 chromosome 5, UniMelb_Shisp_WGS_1.0, whole genome shotgun sequence includes:
- the LOC125186040 gene encoding receptor-like serine/threonine-protein kinase NCRK isoform X1: MGRQVEIALLCFINLVWFQQTLSDGPATSSDTNKWTCTCSIAREQTLPFGLANCSSSCDCSPVAGGSDKNRWTCICNTGGLPRLVGEENGSSCFAACNCNAGTLSELEPSKKRFPVKVVFIVVLLCLVLTAIGLAAIMLWHVYRKDKQPVQWASSSSDRLTSCSSAVNIMSHGSSPMPVYKGYLDSSVPCMGCIPQNPFLLRRGTKALHGTIIQFSYSELENATDKFSDTNLVGVGGCSHVYRGNLRDGRTVAVKRMKLEGGPDAEHVFLTEIQLIARLHHCHVVPLLGYCLEHQWKNAERLLVFEYIPNGNLRECLDGELGHCLDWNTRVSIALGAARGLEYLHDAAAPRILHRDVKSTNILLDESWRAKITDLGMAKHLQNDGIVSCSGSPDRMQGTFGYFAPEYAIVGRASLKSDVFSFGVVLLELITGRKPIHKSSNKGTESLVIWATARLHDSKRVIHELPDPRLQGKFEEEEMQVMAYLAKECLLLDPDSRPTMSEVVQILSTIAPNRSKRNNLPVRAFQCGLKSENPEMSDGEVHDSSSSSTEEIKQITSEIIKNDKEADESQSDVEKLMLLTSKRRSSRGLQDEEVVVDLTEPRLESFCLPNV, translated from the exons ATGGGGCGTCAGGTGGAGATTGCACTTCTTTGTTTCATTAACTTGGTCTGGTTTCAGCAGACTCTATCTG ATGGGCCTGCAACAAGTTCCGACACGAACAAGTGGACATGCACATGCTCTATTGCACGTGAACAAACTTTGCCATTTGGCCTGGCAAACTGCTCTTCTTCCTGTGATTGTAGCCCTG TCGCAGGAGGATCGGACAAAAATAGATGGACTTGCATTTGCAATACTGGTGGGTTACCTAGGTTAGTAGGCGAAGAAAATGGAAGCAGCTGTTTTGCTGCATGTAACTGTAATGCTG GGACTTTATCCGAGTTAGAGCCTTCAAAGAAAAGGTTTCCAGTCAAAGTTGTGTTCATAGTTGTCTTACTCTGTCTCGTCCTGACGGCTATTGGACTGGCTGCTATAATGTTATGGCATGTCTATCGGAAGGACAAGCAACCAGTCCAATGGGCTTCATCTTCATCAGATAGACTAACAAGTTGCAGTAGTGCTGTAAACATAATGAGCCACGGTTCTTCTCCTATGCCAGTATACAAAGGATATCTAGATTCCTCTGTACCTTGTATGG GATGCATTCCCCAGAATCCATTCCTGCTGAGAAGAGGAACAAAAGCACTGCATGGAACGATAATACAGTTTTCGTATTCTGAGCTGGAAAATGCAACAGACAAATTTTCTGATACTAATTTGGTTGGAGTTGGAGGATGCAGCCACGTCTACCGTGGTAATCTGAGAGATGGTAGAACAGTTGCAGTCAAGAGAATGAAACTGGAAGGTGGCCCGGACGCAGAACATGTTTTCCTGACTGAG ATACAACTGATTGCAAGACTTCACCACTGTCATGTGGTTCCTTTGCTTGGGTACTGCTTGGAACACCAATGGAAGAATGCTGAGAGGCTACTGGTATTTGAGTATATTCCCAATGGTAATCTCAGGGAATGTCTCGATGGGGAACTAGGCCACTGTTTGGATTGGAATACACGAGTTTCAATAGCTCTTGGAGCTGCACGAGGTTTGGAGTATCTCCATGATGCTGCTGCACCTAGAATATTGCACAGAGATGTCAAATCCACGAACATTCTCTTAGATGAAAGCTGGAGAGCCAAG ATTACGGATCTTGGCATGGCTAAACACCTTCAGAATGATGGCATTGTCAGTTGTTCCGGTTCTCCAGATAGAATGCAAGGGACCTTCGGTTACTTTGCACCAGAGTATGCTATTGTTGGACGAGCTTCTCTAAAGTCTGATGTTTTCAGTTTTGGCGTAGTTCTTCTTGAACTCATCACTGGTCGAAAGCCCATCCACAAGTCATCCAACAAAGGGACAGAAAGTCTCGTGATATGG GCAACAGCTCGTCTGCATGACAGTAAGAGAGTGATACATGAGTTGCCAGACCCGCGTCTCCAAGGAAagtttgaagaagaagagatgcAGGTAATGGCCTACTTAGCAAAGGAGTGCCTGCTGCTGGATCCTGATTCTCGACCAACCATGAGCGAAGTGGTCCAGATTCTTTCGACTATCGCTCCAAACAGATCTAAACGGAATAATCTGCCAGTACGCGCATTTCAG TGTGGACTGAAGAGTGAGAATCCAGAGATGAGTGATGGAGAAGTTCACGattcctcctcctcgtcgACAGAAGAGATCAAGCAAATCACATCCGAGATCATCAAGAATGATAAGGAAGCAGATGAGTCGCAATCCGATGTAGAGAAGCTGATGCTCCTCACCTCAAAGAGACGAAGCTCGCGGGGCCTACAAGACGAGGAAGTGGTGGTGGATTTAACAGAGCCGCGGTTGGAGTCATTCTGCCTTCCAAACGTTTGA
- the LOC125186040 gene encoding receptor-like serine/threonine-protein kinase NCRK isoform X2 produces the protein MQVEIALLCFINLVWFQQTLSDGPATSSDTNKWTCTCSIAREQTLPFGLANCSSSCDCSPVAGGSDKNRWTCICNTGGLPRLVGEENGSSCFAACNCNAGTLSELEPSKKRFPVKVVFIVVLLCLVLTAIGLAAIMLWHVYRKDKQPVQWASSSSDRLTSCSSAVNIMSHGSSPMPVYKGYLDSSVPCMGCIPQNPFLLRRGTKALHGTIIQFSYSELENATDKFSDTNLVGVGGCSHVYRGNLRDGRTVAVKRMKLEGGPDAEHVFLTEIQLIARLHHCHVVPLLGYCLEHQWKNAERLLVFEYIPNGNLRECLDGELGHCLDWNTRVSIALGAARGLEYLHDAAAPRILHRDVKSTNILLDESWRAKITDLGMAKHLQNDGIVSCSGSPDRMQGTFGYFAPEYAIVGRASLKSDVFSFGVVLLELITGRKPIHKSSNKGTESLVIWATARLHDSKRVIHELPDPRLQGKFEEEEMQVMAYLAKECLLLDPDSRPTMSEVVQILSTIAPNRSKRNNLPVRAFQCGLKSENPEMSDGEVHDSSSSSTEEIKQITSEIIKNDKEADESQSDVEKLMLLTSKRRSSRGLQDEEVVVDLTEPRLESFCLPNV, from the exons GTGGAGATTGCACTTCTTTGTTTCATTAACTTGGTCTGGTTTCAGCAGACTCTATCTG ATGGGCCTGCAACAAGTTCCGACACGAACAAGTGGACATGCACATGCTCTATTGCACGTGAACAAACTTTGCCATTTGGCCTGGCAAACTGCTCTTCTTCCTGTGATTGTAGCCCTG TCGCAGGAGGATCGGACAAAAATAGATGGACTTGCATTTGCAATACTGGTGGGTTACCTAGGTTAGTAGGCGAAGAAAATGGAAGCAGCTGTTTTGCTGCATGTAACTGTAATGCTG GGACTTTATCCGAGTTAGAGCCTTCAAAGAAAAGGTTTCCAGTCAAAGTTGTGTTCATAGTTGTCTTACTCTGTCTCGTCCTGACGGCTATTGGACTGGCTGCTATAATGTTATGGCATGTCTATCGGAAGGACAAGCAACCAGTCCAATGGGCTTCATCTTCATCAGATAGACTAACAAGTTGCAGTAGTGCTGTAAACATAATGAGCCACGGTTCTTCTCCTATGCCAGTATACAAAGGATATCTAGATTCCTCTGTACCTTGTATGG GATGCATTCCCCAGAATCCATTCCTGCTGAGAAGAGGAACAAAAGCACTGCATGGAACGATAATACAGTTTTCGTATTCTGAGCTGGAAAATGCAACAGACAAATTTTCTGATACTAATTTGGTTGGAGTTGGAGGATGCAGCCACGTCTACCGTGGTAATCTGAGAGATGGTAGAACAGTTGCAGTCAAGAGAATGAAACTGGAAGGTGGCCCGGACGCAGAACATGTTTTCCTGACTGAG ATACAACTGATTGCAAGACTTCACCACTGTCATGTGGTTCCTTTGCTTGGGTACTGCTTGGAACACCAATGGAAGAATGCTGAGAGGCTACTGGTATTTGAGTATATTCCCAATGGTAATCTCAGGGAATGTCTCGATGGGGAACTAGGCCACTGTTTGGATTGGAATACACGAGTTTCAATAGCTCTTGGAGCTGCACGAGGTTTGGAGTATCTCCATGATGCTGCTGCACCTAGAATATTGCACAGAGATGTCAAATCCACGAACATTCTCTTAGATGAAAGCTGGAGAGCCAAG ATTACGGATCTTGGCATGGCTAAACACCTTCAGAATGATGGCATTGTCAGTTGTTCCGGTTCTCCAGATAGAATGCAAGGGACCTTCGGTTACTTTGCACCAGAGTATGCTATTGTTGGACGAGCTTCTCTAAAGTCTGATGTTTTCAGTTTTGGCGTAGTTCTTCTTGAACTCATCACTGGTCGAAAGCCCATCCACAAGTCATCCAACAAAGGGACAGAAAGTCTCGTGATATGG GCAACAGCTCGTCTGCATGACAGTAAGAGAGTGATACATGAGTTGCCAGACCCGCGTCTCCAAGGAAagtttgaagaagaagagatgcAGGTAATGGCCTACTTAGCAAAGGAGTGCCTGCTGCTGGATCCTGATTCTCGACCAACCATGAGCGAAGTGGTCCAGATTCTTTCGACTATCGCTCCAAACAGATCTAAACGGAATAATCTGCCAGTACGCGCATTTCAG TGTGGACTGAAGAGTGAGAATCCAGAGATGAGTGATGGAGAAGTTCACGattcctcctcctcgtcgACAGAAGAGATCAAGCAAATCACATCCGAGATCATCAAGAATGATAAGGAAGCAGATGAGTCGCAATCCGATGTAGAGAAGCTGATGCTCCTCACCTCAAAGAGACGAAGCTCGCGGGGCCTACAAGACGAGGAAGTGGTGGTGGATTTAACAGAGCCGCGGTTGGAGTCATTCTGCCTTCCAAACGTTTGA